One Algoriphagus sp. Y33 genomic window, GTCAAAGTTTATTTGGCTTGATAACCACCGGAAAAGGAGAGCCGAACAGTAGCGGTAAACCAATGACCTCTGACGAAGAGAAATTTCATTCTACTGAATCCTAGAAACGTGAAAGCAATACAGTTGACAAAATTTGGGATTGAGCATCTACATCTTACGGATATACCCGTCCCTGCCATTGGTGAAAATGAAGTATTGGTAAAGACAACAGCTACTTGTCTTGAGTATCATGACCTGATCGTAGTGGAGAATAGAATACCTTTTGGCATCCCACTTCCCCACATCCCGGTTTCTGAAGGAGTGGGTGTAGTGGAAAATGTTGGCTGTAAAGTGACCCGTTGGAAAAAAGGCGATCGTGTTATTATTCCTTTTATAACCCGTTGGGAAGCTGGGAAAAATACTCCCTGGAACGATGAATTGAGAACCGGTTTTTCATGCCCGGGACTTTTGTCAGAATTTACTGTACAACCTGAAAATACGTTAGTTAGAACACCAAGTAACCTTACGGATGAGCAGGCTGCTCCATTGGCGGTAGCCGGTTTGTCGGCATGGTCCTACCTCGTGGAACAGGCCAATATCAGGGCAGGCCAGAGTATATTGACCCAAGGTAGTGGCGGAGTGTCTTTGTTTGCCATCCAGATTGCTAAAATGTTTGGTCTCAAAGTCATTGCCAATACCGGGAGCAAGGAAAAAAAGGAGAAACTAAAAGATCTGGGAGCCGATGAAGTGATTAATTATAAGGATTTCACTGAATGGAGTAAGGAAGTGAAGCGACTGAATGGCGGGATTGGGGTAGATGTAACATTGGATGTTGCCGGGAAGGAGACCATTGAACAAAGTATTCTCTCAGTAAAACAACATGGCTTTGTGGGTTTGGTGGGTTTGATGACAGGCACCCAGCTGACCATCGATATAATACCACTAATTACCAACTATATTCGGCTACAAGCATATTCGGTAGGTAATGCACAAGGACTAAACAAGCTGGTAACCGCCATTGAAAAGAATAACATAACACCGGTTATAGACAGGATTTACTCAATAGAAAACACGCAAGATGCTTTCCACAGATTCAAGTCTGGAAAAGCATTTGGTAAAGTGGTCATTAAGTTATAAACGGTCACTGGAATGATTCTGTGAATTGTGAATGATAAGGTTTTACTCCTAAAAATATTTTCAAAGACTGAGTGGCCAGACTTTATCGATCACAGTATAAAATTCAGGAATCTTACATTGCACAGGTTGACAGAGTGGGCAGACACACAAATCGACTTTGAACTGTCCAAAGAGGGTAATCGGACAAAAATAGTATTTACTCACAAAGGACTAACTCCAGAAGTAGCGTGTTATAACAGTTGTACGGTTTCTTGGACTGACTATCTCCAGGATAGTTTGTTGAAGGCTGTAACGAAATCTAAAAAATTGGATTCAAGGCATATTTAACCTGTGTCTTGAGACTGAACATTGTCGAAAATTTATATAAGGCCAAAGTTCCTTTTTGACTCTCACCGGACTGTTCAATAATGAGGCTGTCTCATAATTCATAATTGTCACATTGAGCGAAGTCGAAATGGGCTTAATTATGAATTAAAGGCTTCGGCTTCGCTCAGCCTGACAAGAAAACCTACTTATGAGACAGCCTCAAAAAATGATTAGAAGAAATCACTTAATTAAAACTTAATTATCCAGCAAGTTTTCGTGTGAATATTCATTTCAACAGGTTAATTTGACACATCACAGTCCCCGTTGCAGGGTAAGTCCACGATAGCACAAACTTCTTGGATATTGAAATTGATCGTGGTGAGCTGCTCTGTTGACAGGTTCTTAAATGCCTGGCTCAAGTCCACGGTAAGTACTACGGTTTTCCGTGATTCGCTGTTTTGACATCCTTCCGAAAGCAGGTTTAAGAAAATGTTTGCAACGGGAGGATTTACAAAGAAAAGGGAACCGTCCCATATCATCTCATATTCGATTTCACAGGTTTCGGGAACATTCACCTCGATCTCCAATGTGTTTCCACTCCTGCTGATTTTTTCAATATTCCAGTCAAATGAACAAAATTCAGAAGTTGCTCTTCTGTTGTTTATTCCCTCATACTTTTCGGGATTTGAATAGAACTTGAAGTTATCACCGGTAACTTCATACACTTGAGCATCTGGAGTAGGTTCATCTTCAGAACAGGCTAACGCGGTCATCATGATTGCGATTAGCATAAATGGTAAGCATAATTTGTTTTTCATAATAATGGGGTTTAATTGAATGTAATTTTATCAACCATACGGATTATGTTGTTGTTATGCTACATAAGGTTATATAAAAAAAATGAAATATTTTAAAAAAAAAATACGCAAAATTAAATTGTATTGTTTTATTAAAATAGTATAAATACGACATTTTTCAAACAATATTTATTGAAAGAAAATTAAATATTTTGGATCTATTTTTTTTTTTTTTTTAGAATAGTTTAAATTTGTCATATAGAACTAATTAGGATATAGTTTTCTGAAATTCAAAGTCCTTTTAGATTACCTAATCTTGAACCCTTCAATTCATTCAAAAGTATAATGACCTACACCCTCCTGAATTAAAGGTTATATGTGATTTTCTTGCTGAGTCTATAAGTAAAAGACTCGGGAATTACGAAA contains:
- a CDS encoding NAD(P)-dependent alcohol dehydrogenase — protein: MKAIQLTKFGIEHLHLTDIPVPAIGENEVLVKTTATCLEYHDLIVVENRIPFGIPLPHIPVSEGVGVVENVGCKVTRWKKGDRVIIPFITRWEAGKNTPWNDELRTGFSCPGLLSEFTVQPENTLVRTPSNLTDEQAAPLAVAGLSAWSYLVEQANIRAGQSILTQGSGGVSLFAIQIAKMFGLKVIANTGSKEKKEKLKDLGADEVINYKDFTEWSKEVKRLNGGIGVDVTLDVAGKETIEQSILSVKQHGFVGLVGLMTGTQLTIDIIPLITNYIRLQAYSVGNAQGLNKLVTAIEKNNITPVIDRIYSIENTQDAFHRFKSGKAFGKVVIKL